A genomic region of Raphanus sativus cultivar WK10039 chromosome 6, ASM80110v3, whole genome shotgun sequence contains the following coding sequences:
- the LOC130495812 gene encoding pentatricopeptide repeat-containing protein At1g12300, mitochondrial-like — protein MARPRSPERGTLRNAFFQIPYEFFCERGFSGGVRSSSDRKMSSCYEERLRGGLVNIKKDDAVALFQSMILSFPLPTVIDFNKLFTAVARTKQYDLVLDLCKRMELQRIAYDLYTLNIIINCFCRRSKLGFAFSVMGKMLKLGYEPNTVSFSTLINGLCLQGRVSEAVELVDRMVEMKVFPHLIILNTLVNGLCLQDRLSEAMSLIDRMMANGCQPDHFTYGPVMNRMCKSGNTALALDLLRNMEYRKIKLDAAKYSMIIDSLCKDGSLGDALSLFNEMETKGIKPNVFTYNSLIGGFCFAGRWDDGAQLLRNMITSEITPDVVTFNALIDCFVKEGKLTEAKELYNEMITRGIDPDIFRPCLFLHF, from the coding sequence ATGGCTCGTCCGCGTTCACCTGAGAGAGGTACTCTGAGAAATGCTTTCTTCCAAATCCCATACGAGTTCTTCTGCGAACGAGGGTTTTCTGGTGGTGTCAGAAGCAGCAGCGATAGAAAGATGTCTTCTTGTTACGAAGAGAGATTGAGAGGTGGTCTCGTCAATATCAAGAAGGATGATGCTGTTGCTCTGTTTCAATCCATGATTCTCTCTTTTCCTCTTCCTACTGTCATAGATTTCAATAAGTTGTTTACTGCAGTTGCCAGAACAAAACAGTATGATCTTGTTTTGGATCTCTGCAAGCGAATGGAACTTCAAAGGATTGCTTATGATCTCTACACTCTCAACATTATCATCAATTGCTTCTGTCGTCGTAGTAAACTTGGTTTTGCTTTTTCTGTTATGGGAAAGATGTTGAAACTTGGGTATGAGCCTAACACAGTCTCGTTCTCTACTTTGATAAACGGTTTATGTCTCCAAGGTCGAGTTTCCGAAGCTGTGGAGTTGGTTGATAGAATGGTGGAAATGAAGGTTTTTCCACATCTCATCATACTTAACACTCTTGTCAATGGGCTTTGTCTCCAAGATAGGCTGTCTGAAGCAATGTCTTTGATAGATCGAATGATGGCTAATGGATGTCAACCCGATCATTTTACCTATGGTCCAGTTATGAACAGAATGTGTAAGTCAGGGAACACTGCCTTGGCCTTGGATCTTCTCAGAAACATGGAATATAGAAAGATCAAACTCGATGCTGCCAAATATAGTATGATCATCGATAGTCTTTGCAAAGATGGGAGCCTCGGAGATGCACTCAGCCTTTTCAATGAAATGGAAACCAAAGGTATCAAACCAAATGTCTTTACCTACAACTCTCTCATAGGAGGCTTCTGTTTTGCTGGAAGATGGGATGATGGTGCACAGTTGCTGAGGAATATGATTACTAGTGAAATCACACCGGACGTTGTCACTTTCAATGCGTTGATTGATTGTTTTGTCAAAGAGGGAAAGCTTACCGAGGCTAAAGAGTTGTACAATGAGATGATCACAAGAGGCATTGATCCAGATATATTTAGGCCCTGTTTGTTTCTCCATTTCTAA
- the LOC108813829 gene encoding uncharacterized protein LOC108813829 — protein MLRRTFYKRTRDELALCHRFLHVQAEPDSELVSKKEATEPQNETKDWQDLRKNRLTASSFSRAIGFWPEGRRELWLEKVGVAKQFSGNEATFWDAENEVEALERYKLLTGNEVISRPGFVVYSKNGEETNWLGASPDGLIKGVSSTSVVEVKCPFYKGGGDGDGEKPRGAYPWKKVPSNYVPQLQGLMEIVDTEWLDLYCWTRNGSSLFRVWRDKEFWEEMKPALVEFWEKHVVPAREIYNDVGIKDPHVKLREFSPKRRHQDCKKIMRRAEILSESCNRLFYEIDGNLVD, from the exons ATGCTTCGTCGCACCTTTTACAAGCGCACACG TGATGAGTTAGCTCTCTGTCATCGCTTCTTGCACGTTCAAGCAGAACCCGACTCTGAGCTCGTTAGTAAGAAAGAAGCAACAGAACCTCAAAACGAGACCAAAGATTGGCAAGATCTGAGGAAGAACAGGTTAACAGCTAGCAGCTTCTCGCGCGCCATCGGGTTCTGGCCCGAAGGCAGGCGCGAGCTTTGGTTAGAGAAAGTCGGCGTAGCTAAACAGTTCTCCGGAAACGAAGCCACGTTTTGGGACGCTGAGAACGAGGTCGAAGCACTCGAGAGATACAAGTTGTTAACAGGGAACGAAGTCATCTCCAGACCTGGATTCGTTGTGTACAGCAAGAACGGCGAAGAGACGAACTGGTTAGGAGCTTCTCCCGATGGATTGATCAAAGGAGTGAGTTCAACCTCTGTCGTAGAAGTGAAGTGTCCGTTTTACAAAGGTGGAGGTGATGGTGACGGGGAGAAGCCGAGAGGAGCGTATCCGTGGAAGAAGGTTCCTTCGAACTATGTTCCGCAGCTTCAGGGTTTGATGGAGATTGTGGATACGGAGTGGTTGGATCTCTACTGCTGGACTCGCAACGGGAGCAGTCTCTTTAGGGTTTGGAGAGACAAGGAGTTTTGGGAGGAGATGAAGCCGGCGCTTGTTGAGTTTTGGGAGAAGCATGTGGTGCCTGCGAGGGAGATATACAATGACGTGGGTATTAAGGATCCTCATGTGAAGCTGAGAGAGTTTAGTCCTAAGCGGAGGCATCAAGACTGCAAGAAGATTATGCGTAGAGCTGAGATACTTAGTGAGAGTTGTAACCGTTTGTTCTATGAAATCGATGGGAATCTTGTTGATTga
- the LOC108808366 gene encoding pentatricopeptide repeat-containing protein At3g22470, mitochondrial-like, with the protein MLDLMVIKGCDPDIVTYSILINGYCKAKRVDEGMRLFRKMSIIGVVADTVTYNTLIQGFCQSGQLDVAKELFQEMVSEGVHPNIKTYGILLDGLCDNGELEEALEILDKMHKTKTELDIGIYNIIIHGMCNASKIDDAWDLFRSLTIKRVKPDFKTYNIMIGGLCKKGSLSEADALFRKMKEDGYEPDDRTYNTLIRAHLRGCDLATSAKFIEEMKSCGYRSIDP; encoded by the exons ATGCTGGATCTGATGGTTATCAAGGGATGCGATCCTGATATTGTGACTTATAGTATCCTTATAAACGGCTATTGCAAGGCTAAACGGGTTGATGAAGGTATGAGACTTTTCCGCAAAATGTCTATTATAGGAGTGGTTGCAGATACAGTCACTTATAACACTCTCATCCAAGGCTTTTGTCAATCTGGACAACTTGATGTTGCCAAGGAACTTTTCCAGGAGATGGTTTCTGAAGGTGTTCATCCAAATATCAAGACTTACGGTATTTTGCTGGATGGGTTGTGTGACAACGGAGAACTAGAGGAAGCCCTGGAAATACTTGATAAAATGCACAAGACTAAGACGGAACTTGAtattggtatatataatatcatcatTCACGGGATGTGCAATGCTAGTAAGATCGATGATGCTTGGGATCTTTTCCGTAGCCTCACTATCAAAAGAGTGAAGCCTGACTTCAAAACATATAACATAATGATTGGAGGATTATGTAAGAAAGGCTCACTGTCTGAAGCGGATGCATTGTTTAGAAAAATGAAGGAAGATGGGTATGAGCCAGATGATCGTACGTACAACACACTAATCAGAGCACATCTTCGAGGCTGTGACTTAGCAACATCAGCTAAATTTATAGAAGAAATGAAGAGTTGTGGGTATAGA agcattgaTCCATAA
- the LOC108813830 gene encoding PLASMODESMATA CALLOSE-BINDING PROTEIN 1, with protein MRMFLSLLLLLALTTSASAIYCLCKDGIGDNQLQTSIDYACGTLADCNPIHDKGPCYQPNTIKSHCDWAVNSYFQKAAQVPGSCNFSGTATTSQNPPPNLVTGCTYPSSPSSAGSPPSNTPPAGTTPTNGTGGFTPFPGTPPAFGPTGTGGFTPSNGGRLVISSVFTLCFSSLALGFLHV; from the exons ATGAGAATGTTTCTATCTCTCTTGCTTCTCTTGGCCTTGACCACATCTGCAA GTGCTATTTACTGTCTCTGCAAAGATGGGATAGGAGACAACCAGCTTCAAACATCAATTGACTATGCATGTGGAACCTTAGCAGATTGTAACCCAATCCATGACAAGGGTCCTTGTTATCAACCAAACACCATCAAAAGCCACTGTGATTGGGCTGTTAACAGCTACTTCCAGAAAGCAGCTCAAGTCCCTGGAAGCTGCAACTTCTCTGGAACTGCCACTACCAGTCAAAACCCACCTCCAA ATTTGGTTACTGGATGTACATATCCTTCAAGCCCTAG CTCTGCAGGGTCGCCTCCTTCAAATACACCACCAGCAGGAACAACTCCGACAAACGGAACCGGAGGCTTTACTCCATTTCCGGGAACTCCTCCTGCGTTTGGTCCAACCGGAACCGGAGGCTTTACCCCAAGCAATGGTGGTCGTTTGGTCATTTCCTCTGTTTTCACACTCTGTTTCTCATCACTAGCGTTGGGATTTCTCCACGTGTAG